The Desmodus rotundus isolate HL8 chromosome 13, HLdesRot8A.1, whole genome shotgun sequence genome has a window encoding:
- the DCTN6 gene encoding dynactin subunit 6, with amino-acid sequence MAEKTQKSVKIAPGAVVCVESEIRGDVTIGPRTVIHPKARIIAEAGPIVIGEGNLIEEQALIINAHPDNITPDMEDPDPKPMIIGTNNVFEVGCYSQAMKIGDNNVIESKAYVGRNVILTSGCIIGACCNLNTFEVIPENTVIYGVDCLRRVQTERPQPQTLQLDFLMKILPNYHHLKKTTKGSSTPVKN; translated from the exons TGTGAAGATTGCTCCAGGAGCAGTTGTGTGTGTAGAGAGTGAAATCAGGGGAGATGTAACTATAG GACCCAGGACAGTGATCCACCCCAAAGCGCGGATCATCGCGGAGGCCGGGCCCATTGTGATCGGTGAAGGCAACCTCATAGAAGAGCAGGCGCTGATCATCAACGC TCACCCTGATAATATCACCCCTGACATGGAAGATCCAGACCCCAAACCTATGATCATTGGCACCAATAATGTGTTTGAAGTTGGCTGTT ATTCCCAAGCCATGAAAATAGGAGATAATAATGTTATTGAATCAAAAG CATACGTAGGCAGAAACGTAATACTGACAAGTGGCTGCATCATTGGGGCTTGTTGCAACCTCAATACATTTGAGGTCATCCCTGAGAACACAGTGATCTACGGCGTGGACTGTCTTCGTCGGGTGCAGACTGAGCGACCGCAG CCCCAGACACTACAGCTAGATTTCCTGATGAAAATCTTGCCAAACTACCACCACTTGAAGAAGACTACGAAAGGAAGCTCAACTCCAGTTAAGAACTGA